The genomic interval GTCGGGGATTATGAGCTACACGGATAATCCTGAGGTTTTCAATCTTGAAAGCATGCGAAAGCAGCTTAACCCTGAAGGACTGGTTGATCTGTTCAAGAACCAGCCTATGAACTTTGCACCCGGGGAACGTTTTCTTTACAATAACTCTGGCTACATTCTTTTGGGGTATATCATTGAGAAGGTTAGCGAGGAGTCCTACGCTGATTATGTGCGCACCCAACTTTTTGAGCCTGCTGGCATGGAGCACTCCCTGTATGGGGATGACAAGCAAATCCTGAAAAACCGGGCTTATGGTTATCAACCGATTGAAGATGGTTATGCCAATGCCGATTTCCTGGATATGAGTTTGCCATATGCTGCGGGTTCGCTGATGTCGACCGCCCGCGATCTTTTTAAATGGAATCAGGCCCTGAAAAGCGGGAAGATCCTGAAACCAGAGACCCTTGAACTTGCCTACCAGGAAGG from Bacteroides sp. carries:
- a CDS encoding serine hydrolase domain-containing protein, whose protein sequence is MKTKNLNLFLLLLLLGFGAAAQRSGNRNAQLNRTLDELIEQRFQPNEPGGVALVAKGDEVIYEKAFGMANLELEVPMQTDMVFRIGSVTKQFTAVAILQLLEQGKLSLQDDITKFIPNYPTHGHTITIHQLLNHTSGIMSYTDNPEVFNLESMRKQLNPEGLVDLFKNQPMNFAPGERFLYNNSGYILLGYIIEKVSEESYADYVRTQLFEPAGMEHSLYGDDKQILKNRAYGYQPIEDGYANADFLDMSLPYAAGSLMSTARDLFKWNQALKSGKILKPETLELAYQEG